One genomic region from Rosa rugosa chromosome 1, drRosRugo1.1, whole genome shotgun sequence encodes:
- the LOC133725525 gene encoding uncharacterized protein LOC133725525, which yields MDDNQLMDMLMNQGEDALHIEVDLGSKATGRSIEETLLEITDAGYGEPDPNAPATQVEQPSAADIITIADPGREKEVTYTGRDVKGSGAKRQKRELPVPDASPSLGLLAPAIPVIPKKPIKQLLSEYGVADEKFVRSMLSDLKDIDLDRVRAKDNTPKENRRLARESMMRALFNVYAVDASEEDTQLKEEVSNLSGQVKYLHGEKAKLEKERDSLRQKIESLTPLVAEMDAAKQRIAELEGELTEARDEVKNARDSEKDAAESATSWKEKADYLEERLPVEKREAVEEYKASEELIAMLAAAQDKAVIMKFKEWVAAGYLDEAKFRVIDNSYVRECPV from the exons ATGGACGATAACCAgttgatggatatgctgatgaaccagggagaagacgccctgcACATTGAGGTCGACCTTGGGTCGAAGGCTACGGGTCGGTCCATTGAAGAGACCCTGCTGGAGATCACTGACGCGGGGTATGGGGAACCTGATCCCAATGCTCCCGCGACTCAAGTCGAGCAGCCTTCTGCCGCTGACATCATCACCATAGCTGATCCCGGAAGGGAGAAG GAGGTTACCTATACCGGCCGGGATGTTAAAGGATCCGGTGCGAAGAGGCAGAAGAGAGAACTTCCGGTACCCGACGCGTCGCCGTCACTTGGCCTACTGGCCCCTGCCATTCCGGTAATCCCtaagaagcccatcaagcagctgctgagtgagtacggggttgctgatgaaaaatttgtgcggtccatgcttagcgatctgaaggatattgacctcgaccgggtgcgggccaaggACAATACCCCCAAGGAGAATCGCCGTCTCGCCCGGGAATCTATGATGCGG GCCCTgttcaatgtgtacgcggttgatgccagcgaggaagatactcaactgaaggaggaggttagcaatctctccgggcaggtgaagtatctgcatggtgagaaggccaagctggagaaggagcgggactccttgaggCAAAAGATCGAGTCCTTGACTCCactggttgccgagatggacgcggcaaagcagcggatcgcggagcttgaGGGTGAACTCACCGAGGCGCGGGATGAGGTAAAGAATGCTCGGGACTCGGAGAAGGATGCTGCAGAGTCTGCCACATCATGGAAGGAGAAGGCAGACTACttggaggagcgtcttcccgtGGAGAAGCGCGAGGCCGTGGAGGAGTACAAGGCTTCCGAGGAGCTTATTGCGATGCTtgctgctgcccaagacaaggctgttatcatgaagttcaaggagtgggtggcggccgggtacttggatgaagccaaattcag agtaatTGACAACAGCTATGTCCGGGAATGCCCGGTGTAG